One Natrinema longum genomic window carries:
- a CDS encoding winged helix-turn-helix domain-containing protein, producing the protein MGGDVDSEVVAENLSALANPLRIRILLALAETRQPSWEHRGMSYSDLRSAVDVEDGGRFNYHINELRDRFVRREEGQYWLTTAGSRVVDEIHARTFSGSHEAVSGPVEWTCPADEEQLNATLEDGVITVACPNHGVLFDMMLSFNSPQGRDPDELFAWANRRALWYLESVSWDVCPHCAGRFGEATIATHSPEPNDRLETLRWDASTMVMAGMRCRRCGVSFRIPAFHYALTRPPTIAFLHDHGIDYRTLELEYGSTSWDCESEPLEDGVLVRFVIDDERLEIELDGALETRTYRRTSLLEEH; encoded by the coding sequence ATGGGCGGAGACGTGGATTCGGAGGTCGTTGCGGAGAACCTCTCTGCGCTGGCGAACCCGTTGCGGATTCGAATACTGCTCGCACTCGCGGAGACGCGCCAGCCGAGTTGGGAACACCGGGGAATGAGTTACAGCGATCTCCGGTCGGCGGTGGACGTCGAGGACGGCGGACGGTTCAACTACCACATCAACGAACTCCGCGACAGGTTCGTCCGGAGAGAAGAGGGACAGTACTGGTTGACCACTGCCGGCTCCCGTGTCGTCGACGAAATCCACGCCCGGACGTTTTCGGGCAGTCACGAGGCGGTCTCGGGACCGGTCGAGTGGACGTGTCCGGCCGACGAGGAACAGCTGAACGCCACGCTCGAGGACGGAGTGATCACCGTGGCGTGTCCGAATCACGGCGTCCTGTTCGACATGATGCTCTCGTTCAATTCGCCTCAGGGACGTGATCCCGACGAACTGTTCGCGTGGGCCAACCGGCGAGCGCTGTGGTACCTCGAGTCCGTCTCCTGGGACGTCTGTCCCCACTGTGCGGGGCGCTTCGGGGAGGCGACTATCGCCACCCACAGTCCGGAGCCGAACGATCGACTGGAAACGCTCAGGTGGGACGCCTCGACGATGGTGATGGCCGGGATGCGCTGTCGGCGGTGTGGCGTCTCGTTCCGGATTCCCGCGTTCCACTACGCGCTGACGCGACCGCCCACCATCGCGTTCCTGCACGACCACGGCATCGACTACAGGACGCTCGAACTGGAGTACGGGTCGACCTCGTGGGACTGCGAGAGCGAGCCACTCGAGGACGGCGTTCTGGTTCGGTTCGTGATCGACGACGAACGGCTCGAAATCGAACTCGACGGCGCGCTCGAGACCCGGACGTACCGACGCACGTCACTGCTCGAGGAGCACTGA
- a CDS encoding amidohydrolase — MPYDVRNRLSDLRRAFHRHPEPGWREFRTTARVVEELERIGVDEVAVGREALAVDERMAVPPASELEPWLERAREAGVRSDILERTADGHTGVVAVLEQGDGPCIGLRVDLDAISMQESAESDHRPVAEGFRSEHDGYMHACGHDAHLAIALGTLEAVKESEFEGTLKIFFQPAEEISGGGKAMAETGYLDDVDYLLALHIGLDHPTGEIVAGIEKPLAMAHLTATFEGASAHAGKAPNEGANAMQAAATAVQNAYAIPRHSDGMTRINVGHIEGGTASNVIAEEVAIEAEVRGETTALMEYMRTELERVLYAAAEMHDCDVAPRVISESPRVDSHPALRDLVGNVAWEVEGVDRVIPTEEFGVSEDVTYLMQRVQDNGGLASYVLVGTDHPTSHHTPTFDIDESSLEIGTSLLSETAIELSQRPV, encoded by the coding sequence ATGCCCTACGACGTGCGAAACAGATTAAGCGATCTCCGGCGGGCGTTTCACCGCCACCCCGAACCCGGCTGGCGTGAGTTTCGGACGACCGCGCGCGTCGTCGAGGAACTCGAGCGGATCGGCGTCGACGAGGTCGCCGTCGGTCGGGAGGCGCTGGCGGTCGACGAGCGCATGGCAGTCCCGCCGGCGTCGGAGCTCGAGCCGTGGCTCGAGCGTGCTCGGGAAGCGGGGGTCCGCTCGGACATCCTCGAGCGCACTGCCGACGGTCACACCGGGGTCGTGGCGGTACTCGAGCAGGGCGATGGCCCCTGTATCGGATTGCGCGTCGATCTCGACGCGATCTCGATGCAGGAGTCCGCCGAGAGCGATCACCGGCCAGTCGCCGAAGGGTTCCGCTCCGAACACGACGGCTACATGCACGCCTGCGGGCACGATGCTCATCTCGCAATCGCACTGGGGACCCTCGAGGCGGTCAAGGAAAGCGAGTTCGAAGGGACGTTGAAGATCTTCTTCCAGCCCGCCGAGGAGATCTCCGGCGGCGGGAAGGCGATGGCCGAGACCGGCTACCTCGACGACGTCGACTACCTGCTCGCGCTCCACATCGGCCTAGACCATCCGACGGGCGAGATCGTCGCCGGCATCGAGAAACCGCTGGCGATGGCCCACCTGACCGCGACCTTCGAGGGGGCGAGCGCCCACGCGGGCAAGGCTCCCAACGAGGGGGCAAACGCCATGCAGGCGGCGGCGACCGCGGTCCAGAACGCGTACGCGATCCCCCGGCACAGCGACGGGATGACCCGGATCAACGTCGGCCACATCGAGGGCGGCACCGCGAGCAACGTCATCGCCGAGGAGGTCGCGATCGAGGCCGAGGTCCGCGGTGAGACCACCGCGCTGATGGAGTACATGCGCACGGAACTCGAGCGGGTGCTGTACGCCGCCGCGGAGATGCACGACTGCGACGTCGCGCCGCGAGTGATCAGCGAGTCGCCCCGCGTCGACAGCCACCCCGCACTCCGCGATCTCGTGGGCAACGTCGCCTGGGAGGTCGAGGGCGTCGACCGAGTGATCCCGACCGAGGAGTTCGGCGTCAGCGAGGACGTGACCTACCTCATGCAACGCGTCCAGGACAACGGCGGCCTCGCCTCGTACGTGCTCGTCGGTACCGACCACCCGACGAGTCACCACACGCCGACGTTCGACATCGACGAGTCGAGCCTCGAGATCGGGACATCTCTGCTCTCCGAGACGGCGATCGAACTCTCTCAGCGGCCGGTCTGA
- a CDS encoding DUF4870 domain-containing protein, which yields MSTNPSPTESSSTEPGPSILAERTLLGIFVHFIAMLPFVGLIATVVIYVVSNHEFTRANARNALDWHLFVSGSFLATFVLLFGLDALFEYVRPPEIVETAVFLPVFALAFFAILLGFLSVFLWIVAMAKAIFGEAWRYPFAPKLV from the coding sequence ATGTCAACGAACCCATCACCGACCGAATCGTCGTCGACCGAGCCCGGACCGTCGATCCTCGCGGAGCGGACGCTCCTGGGGATTTTCGTCCATTTCATCGCAATGCTGCCGTTCGTCGGACTGATCGCCACCGTCGTCATTTACGTGGTATCGAACCACGAGTTCACGCGAGCCAACGCTCGGAACGCGCTCGACTGGCACCTGTTCGTCAGCGGATCGTTCCTCGCGACGTTCGTCCTCCTGTTCGGACTGGATGCGCTGTTCGAGTACGTTCGGCCGCCGGAGATAGTCGAAACAGCCGTCTTCCTTCCCGTCTTCGCGCTGGCGTTCTTCGCGATTTTGCTCGGGTTCCTCAGCGTCTTCCTCTGGATCGTCGCGATGGCGAAAGCCATCTTCGGCGAGGCGTGGCGCTACCCGTTCGCCCCGAAACTCGTGTAA
- a CDS encoding Rid family detoxifying hydrolase: protein MADTHAVETDDAPSNDNPYSQGVRAGDTLYVSGYGPVDPDTGEPVDGDVEAQTDQVLDNIAAVVADAGGDGLADVVKITVYLTDLEDYERVNEAYGARFGAEPPARVCVEVSRLPDDVRVELDATAYLG from the coding sequence ATGGCCGATACTCACGCCGTCGAAACCGACGACGCACCGAGCAACGACAACCCCTACTCGCAGGGGGTTCGCGCCGGCGACACGCTCTACGTCTCCGGCTACGGCCCGGTCGATCCCGACACGGGTGAGCCCGTCGACGGCGACGTCGAAGCCCAGACGGACCAGGTGCTCGACAACATCGCCGCCGTCGTCGCGGACGCCGGCGGTGACGGGCTCGCGGACGTCGTCAAAATCACCGTCTACCTGACCGACCTCGAGGACTACGAGCGAGTCAACGAGGCCTACGGCGCACGATTCGGCGCGGAACCGCCGGCACGCGTCTGCGTCGAAGTTTCACGGCTCCCCGACGACGTTCGCGTCGAACTGGACGCGACCGCGTATCTGGGCTGA
- a CDS encoding aspartate aminotransferase family protein: MTAGPPIDELHFEDAPTVDSVPGPNTRALLEKQREIDSSAVAYPEDIPIAFEEGKGATVRDADGNTYIDLFAGIGVLNVGHSNPYVLEAVHEQADKFVHTVDFPTEARLELIEKLDEIAPDGLQGQNKVVFGGPTGSDAVEASIKLSKYNTGGDGLIAFRGAYHGATTGAMSVTSNKKFKGDYTPLLADVVHAPYPHPFRQEKAPQEAVDHALEEVQAIVEDPYGGLANPAGIIVEPIQGEGGIVTPPEGFLQGLRDIADDNDVTLVFDEIQSGLGRTGQWWASDWDGVTPDAMTSAKALGGVGFPLSATMYHEDLDTWGSGDHAGTYRGHVVGMRAGTRAIEYIQDHDLLAHARDLGEYIQGRLREAGAGNDHLADIRGKGLFIGAEFVDSDGKPDGDIVDAIQQYCFERGVLIWTAGRHGNVLRFLPPLVLTHELAETALDIVVEAIEEVTAEANRAA, translated from the coding sequence ATGACGGCAGGACCGCCGATAGACGAACTCCACTTCGAGGACGCACCGACCGTCGATTCCGTTCCCGGCCCGAACACGCGGGCCTTGCTCGAGAAACAACGCGAGATCGACAGCAGCGCAGTCGCCTATCCCGAAGACATCCCGATCGCCTTCGAGGAGGGGAAGGGTGCGACGGTCCGGGACGCGGACGGCAACACCTACATCGACCTCTTCGCGGGGATCGGCGTGCTCAACGTCGGGCACTCGAACCCCTACGTGCTCGAGGCGGTCCACGAGCAGGCGGACAAGTTCGTCCACACGGTCGACTTCCCGACCGAGGCGCGCCTCGAGCTGATCGAGAAACTCGACGAGATCGCACCCGACGGGCTCCAGGGTCAGAACAAGGTCGTCTTCGGCGGCCCGACCGGCAGCGACGCCGTCGAAGCGTCGATCAAACTCTCCAAGTACAACACCGGCGGCGACGGCCTCATCGCCTTCCGCGGTGCCTACCACGGCGCGACGACCGGCGCGATGAGCGTCACCTCGAACAAGAAGTTCAAGGGGGACTACACGCCTCTGCTCGCCGACGTCGTCCACGCGCCCTATCCGCACCCGTTCCGGCAGGAGAAGGCACCGCAGGAAGCGGTCGATCACGCCCTCGAGGAGGTTCAGGCGATCGTCGAGGACCCCTACGGAGGCCTCGCGAACCCCGCGGGGATCATCGTCGAACCGATCCAGGGCGAGGGCGGCATCGTCACGCCGCCGGAGGGCTTCCTCCAGGGACTGCGAGACATCGCCGACGACAACGACGTCACCCTCGTTTTCGACGAGATCCAGAGCGGGCTCGGTCGGACGGGGCAGTGGTGGGCCAGCGACTGGGACGGTGTCACCCCCGACGCGATGACCTCCGCGAAAGCGCTGGGCGGCGTCGGCTTCCCACTCTCGGCGACGATGTATCACGAGGATCTGGACACGTGGGGTTCGGGCGACCACGCCGGGACCTACCGCGGCCACGTCGTCGGCATGCGCGCTGGCACCCGCGCCATCGAGTACATTCAGGACCACGATCTGCTCGCACACGCCCGCGACCTCGGCGAGTACATTCAGGGTCGGCTCCGCGAGGCCGGCGCGGGCAACGACCACCTCGCCGACATCCGCGGCAAAGGCCTGTTCATCGGCGCGGAGTTCGTCGATAGCGACGGCAAGCCCGACGGCGATATCGTCGACGCGATCCAGCAGTACTGCTTCGAACGCGGCGTCCTGATCTGGACGGCCGGTCGCCACGGCAACGTGCTTCGATTCCTGCCGCCGCTCGTGCTCACCCACGAGTTGGCCGAAACGGCACTCGACATCGTCGTCGAGGCGATCGAAGAAGTGACCGCCGAAGCGAACCGGGCCGCCTGA
- a CDS encoding amino acid permease, producing the protein MSADEELAKDLGLLSAIAIGIGTMIGAGIFVLPGTAVARAGPLAALTFVIGGVTALFTALSASELGTAMPKSGGAYFYINRALGPLFGSISGWANWLGLAFASAFYMYGFGEYVNQLVGAPALALGPVTISAAQTIGLIGAALFIAINYMGAKETGGLQIGIVLTLLGILGVFTIVGLLNADLESLRPLAPAGTTGEVLPVTAIVFVSYLGFVQITSVAEEIKNPGRNLPLAVIGSVVIVTIVYALFLLVLLAAVPNDLVANNDTAVVEAAELLFGQYSLFGFSLGVLGWGLLLLGGLLATASSANASILSSSRINFAMGREKIISPSVNEIHPRFGTPYKSILITGSLIIAFLLFGNLEILSTAGSVLHLIVYGLLNIALIVMREAEPAEYDPDFEVPLYPFVPIVGTISSFALIAYIEPFVILLSAGLVVFAAVWYLLYARQRVESAGVFAGWILDRSEAMPDAAVTAADSVRPDAARTVDASPDGGDFRVMVPLSNPRTEKELITLAGAIATQRGGTVHAVHIVQVPDQTPLQRAEQAERIDAESEKLLEQARTDAETFGAPLETHTVLSHRSFEEVFDAARTFDADQVVMGWGPAAHGRAESRIDELTHDLPCDFLVLKERGFDPSRILLPTAGGPDSVLGAEVVRLLRDEFDSRVTLLHALSGDESRDEGEQFLEKWAVENGLADAELLVDDRDVETAIEDAATDATLVVIGATEEGLLSRLVRGSLVLDVLDDIECSVLLAETARKRTLRERLLGLKEE; encoded by the coding sequence ATGAGCGCCGACGAGGAACTCGCGAAAGACCTCGGCTTGCTGTCGGCGATCGCGATCGGTATCGGGACGATGATCGGTGCTGGTATTTTCGTACTTCCGGGGACTGCCGTCGCTCGAGCAGGGCCGCTCGCGGCGCTCACTTTCGTCATCGGCGGCGTCACTGCCCTGTTTACGGCGCTGTCGGCCTCGGAACTCGGAACGGCGATGCCCAAATCCGGCGGGGCGTACTTCTACATCAACCGCGCGCTCGGTCCGCTGTTCGGGTCGATCAGCGGCTGGGCGAACTGGCTCGGACTCGCCTTCGCGTCCGCGTTCTACATGTACGGGTTCGGTGAGTACGTCAACCAGCTCGTGGGCGCGCCGGCGCTGGCACTGGGGCCAGTGACGATTTCGGCGGCTCAGACGATCGGGCTCATCGGAGCGGCGCTGTTCATCGCGATCAACTACATGGGTGCCAAGGAGACCGGTGGGCTCCAGATCGGCATCGTGCTCACGCTGCTGGGTATCCTCGGGGTGTTCACGATCGTCGGCCTCCTGAACGCCGACCTCGAGTCGTTGCGACCGCTCGCGCCGGCGGGCACGACCGGTGAAGTGCTCCCGGTGACTGCGATCGTCTTCGTCTCCTATCTCGGGTTCGTCCAGATCACCTCCGTCGCCGAGGAAATCAAAAATCCCGGCCGGAACCTCCCGCTCGCGGTCATCGGGTCGGTCGTCATCGTCACGATCGTCTACGCCCTGTTCCTCCTCGTGTTGCTGGCGGCGGTTCCCAACGACCTCGTCGCGAACAACGACACGGCCGTCGTCGAGGCGGCCGAGTTGCTGTTCGGACAGTACAGTCTCTTCGGCTTCAGTCTGGGCGTACTCGGCTGGGGATTACTGTTACTCGGCGGGCTGCTGGCGACGGCCTCGAGCGCGAACGCGTCGATCCTCTCCTCTTCGCGGATCAACTTCGCGATGGGGCGAGAGAAGATCATCTCGCCGTCGGTCAACGAGATCCACCCTCGCTTCGGGACCCCGTACAAATCCATCCTGATCACCGGCTCGCTCATCATCGCCTTCCTCCTGTTTGGCAACCTCGAGATCCTGTCGACGGCCGGCTCGGTGCTCCACCTGATCGTCTACGGCCTGTTGAACATCGCGCTGATCGTCATGCGGGAAGCCGAACCCGCCGAGTACGATCCCGACTTCGAGGTGCCGCTGTATCCGTTCGTTCCGATCGTCGGGACGATCTCGTCGTTCGCACTGATCGCGTACATCGAACCGTTCGTCATCCTCCTTTCGGCAGGGCTCGTCGTCTTCGCGGCCGTCTGGTACCTGCTCTATGCCCGCCAGCGCGTCGAGAGCGCCGGCGTCTTCGCCGGCTGGATCCTCGATCGATCCGAGGCGATGCCCGACGCTGCCGTGACCGCGGCCGACTCGGTCCGCCCCGACGCCGCCAGGACGGTCGATGCGAGCCCCGACGGCGGTGACTTCCGCGTGATGGTCCCGCTGTCGAACCCCCGCACCGAGAAGGAACTCATCACGCTCGCCGGTGCCATCGCGACCCAACGCGGCGGCACCGTCCACGCGGTCCACATCGTGCAGGTCCCCGACCAGACGCCACTCCAACGCGCCGAGCAAGCCGAACGGATCGACGCCGAGTCCGAGAAGCTACTCGAGCAAGCTCGAACCGACGCCGAGACGTTCGGCGCTCCCCTCGAGACGCACACGGTGCTCTCACACCGCTCCTTCGAGGAGGTGTTCGACGCCGCGCGGACCTTCGACGCCGATCAGGTCGTCATGGGCTGGGGGCCCGCCGCCCACGGACGCGCCGAGTCCCGGATCGACGAACTGACTCACGACCTTCCCTGTGACTTCCTGGTGTTGAAAGAGCGGGGCTTCGATCCGTCACGCATCCTGTTGCCGACTGCCGGCGGCCCGGACTCTGTGCTCGGCGCGGAGGTCGTCCGACTGCTCCGCGACGAGTTCGACTCCCGGGTCACGCTCTTGCATGCCCTCTCCGGGGACGAATCCCGCGACGAGGGCGAGCAGTTCCTCGAGAAGTGGGCCGTCGAGAACGGGCTGGCCGATGCGGAACTGCTCGTCGACGATCGCGACGTCGAGACCGCGATCGAGGACGCGGCCACGGACGCGACGCTCGTCGTGATCGGTGCGACCGAGGAAGGGCTGCTCTCGCGGCTCGTCCGAGGATCGCTGGTGCTGGACGTCCTCGACGACATCGAGTGTTCGGTGTTGCTCGCCGAGACGGCCCGCAAGCGGACCCTGCGCGAGCGGCTCCTGGGTCTCAAAGAGGAATAA
- the thiD gene encoding bifunctional hydroxymethylpyrimidine kinase/phosphomethylpyrimidine kinase, with the protein MRTPAPDSRPVALTIAGSDSGGGAGIQADLATMAAHGVFGTSAITAVTAQNTRGVESSHVLPIEELEAQLEAVTDDFAVGAAKTGMLATTAVVETVVDHARSFDFPLVVDPVMVATSGDRLLEADAERAYEDLLGEATLATPNADEAEVLTDIAVTDEESAREAGKAILETGVDAVLVKGGHVPGERVRDVLVTDGSGRTFEHPRVDTDATHGSGCALAAAIAARLASGDSLEPAVEGATAFLARAVRYPYDVGEGDGAVNHMAPLRNQAAREPTAEDVYALVDRLVDADVSSLIPEVGMNVVGATPYAESVAETAAVEGRITRTLSGIKPNRGVRFGASSHVARFLLAAREFVPEVRFALNCRFDADVEVALEDLEWPVAEYDRGAQPREIRNTEGSTMGWGARQAFADREEPPVAVIDRGEVGKEALVKLLAPDPDALADRALTLESTLGQ; encoded by the coding sequence ATGAGAACACCAGCACCCGATAGCAGGCCGGTCGCGCTGACGATCGCGGGTAGCGACTCCGGCGGCGGCGCGGGGATCCAGGCCGACCTCGCGACGATGGCGGCCCACGGCGTCTTCGGGACCTCGGCGATCACCGCCGTCACCGCCCAGAACACGCGCGGCGTCGAGTCCTCGCACGTCCTGCCGATCGAGGAACTCGAGGCGCAACTCGAGGCCGTCACCGACGATTTCGCCGTCGGGGCGGCCAAGACCGGCATGCTCGCGACGACGGCGGTCGTCGAAACCGTCGTGGACCACGCCCGCTCGTTCGACTTCCCGCTGGTCGTCGATCCCGTAATGGTCGCGACGTCGGGCGATCGGCTCCTCGAGGCCGACGCCGAACGCGCCTACGAGGACCTGCTCGGCGAGGCGACGCTGGCGACGCCCAACGCCGACGAGGCCGAAGTCCTGACCGACATCGCCGTGACCGACGAGGAGAGCGCCCGCGAGGCCGGGAAGGCGATCCTCGAGACCGGCGTCGACGCGGTCCTCGTCAAGGGGGGCCACGTCCCCGGGGAACGGGTTCGGGACGTCCTCGTCACCGACGGCAGTGGCCGGACGTTCGAACACCCCCGCGTCGACACCGACGCGACCCACGGCTCGGGCTGTGCGCTCGCCGCCGCGATCGCGGCGCGACTCGCGAGCGGGGACTCCCTCGAGCCCGCCGTCGAGGGCGCGACGGCCTTCCTCGCCCGCGCGGTGCGGTACCCCTACGATGTCGGTGAGGGCGACGGTGCGGTCAACCACATGGCACCGCTGCGAAATCAGGCCGCACGGGAGCCCACCGCCGAGGACGTGTACGCACTCGTCGACCGGCTCGTCGACGCCGACGTCTCGTCGCTGATTCCCGAGGTCGGGATGAACGTCGTTGGCGCGACGCCCTACGCCGAATCCGTCGCCGAGACCGCGGCCGTCGAAGGCCGGATCACGCGCACGCTCTCGGGAATCAAGCCCAACCGCGGCGTTCGGTTCGGTGCCTCGAGTCACGTCGCCCGCTTCCTCCTCGCGGCCCGGGAGTTCGTCCCCGAGGTCCGGTTCGCGCTCAACTGCCGTTTCGACGCGGACGTGGAAGTCGCCCTCGAGGACCTCGAGTGGCCCGTCGCCGAGTACGACCGGGGCGCTCAGCCGAGGGAGATCAGGAACACGGAGGGGAGTACGATGGGCTGGGGGGCCCGGCAGGCCTTCGCGGACCGCGAGGAGCCACCGGTCGCCGTCATCGATCGCGGCGAGGTCGGCAAAGAAGCGCTCGTGAAACTCCTCGCCCCCGATCCGGACGCCCTCGCCGATCGAGCGCTGACGCTCGAGTCGACGCTCGGCCAATGA
- a CDS encoding AIR synthase family protein: MSDLGKIDRAFFDRHIAPNLGADRDDVAVGPTHGVDFGVIDIGGQALVTATDPLSILPALGLERAARFALDLVLADVAVSGVAPSHLSICFTLPEGMTDEEFATVWETIHAECADLGVAVVTGHTARYADPSHPWVGAATAMGVGDHDELVRPDGARPGDRLLLTNGPAVESVGLLSTLYGDSLELPDDVIAAAQDRLEEVFAVRDALTAAAAGPVRAMHDVTEGGLAGALNEMADGAGVRFAIDGDAVPMRPGVREVCDALEFDPWAATSCGSLVIAVDPNGVDDVRGALEDRDTPVAEIGRVETSGEEGSDVLVDGDRLEHPRVDPSWEAYADLAAGAADGTDS, from the coding sequence GTGAGCGACCTCGGAAAAATCGATCGGGCGTTTTTCGACCGTCACATCGCACCGAACCTGGGTGCCGACCGCGACGACGTCGCCGTCGGCCCGACCCACGGCGTCGACTTCGGCGTCATCGATATCGGCGGCCAGGCACTGGTTACCGCCACCGATCCGCTGTCGATCCTGCCGGCGCTGGGCCTCGAGCGAGCCGCACGGTTCGCCCTCGATCTCGTGCTCGCGGACGTGGCCGTCAGCGGCGTCGCCCCCTCGCATCTTTCGATCTGTTTTACGCTTCCCGAGGGGATGACCGACGAGGAGTTCGCGACCGTCTGGGAGACGATCCACGCGGAGTGTGCCGATCTGGGGGTCGCCGTCGTGACGGGCCACACCGCCCGCTACGCCGATCCCTCGCATCCGTGGGTCGGTGCCGCCACCGCGATGGGCGTCGGCGACCACGACGAGCTCGTTCGCCCCGACGGTGCCCGGCCGGGCGATCGGCTCCTCCTGACGAACGGCCCCGCCGTCGAATCCGTCGGCCTCCTGAGCACCCTCTATGGCGACTCCCTCGAGTTGCCCGACGACGTGATCGCGGCCGCCCAGGACCGCCTCGAGGAGGTCTTTGCCGTCCGCGACGCCCTCACGGCGGCCGCCGCAGGGCCGGTGCGGGCGATGCACGACGTGACCGAAGGCGGCCTCGCCGGCGCGCTCAACGAGATGGCCGACGGTGCGGGCGTCCGATTCGCAATCGACGGCGACGCCGTCCCCATGCGCCCCGGTGTCCGCGAGGTCTGTGACGCACTCGAGTTCGACCCCTGGGCGGCGACCAGTTGCGGGTCGCTCGTGATCGCGGTCGACCCCAACGGCGTCGACGACGTCCGCGGGGCACTCGAGGACCGAGACACGCCGGTCGCCGAAATCGGTCGCGTCGAAACCTCTGGGGAGGAGGGGAGCGACGTGCTGGTCGACGGGGACCGCCTCGAGCATCCGCGCGTCGATCCGTCGTGGGAGGCGTACGCCGACCTCGCGGCCGGGGCGGCCGACGGGACCGATTCGTAG
- a CDS encoding heme NO-binding domain-containing protein, giving the protein MHGIILKTLQAFVVDTYGEDAWLAIQDRADIEEKVYVPVTVYPDRDVYEIARTAGELTDQSPRTILTQYGTWVVPALLETYDLHIDDEWEGLELIANIQQFHTSLRTRDMTTLTTPRIRSERIDDDRVRITYDSDRKLCDVARGAIQGVAERFDEELIAEERTCMHEGDDACQFDIRRAATPGATPVAESESDANAADETGSAFEFDSRSATDASSGETND; this is encoded by the coding sequence ATGCACGGAATAATTCTGAAGACGCTGCAGGCGTTCGTCGTGGATACCTACGGCGAGGACGCCTGGCTCGCGATTCAGGATCGGGCGGACATCGAGGAGAAAGTCTACGTTCCCGTCACCGTCTATCCGGACCGCGACGTCTACGAGATCGCGCGGACGGCCGGCGAGCTCACGGATCAGAGCCCGCGGACGATTCTGACCCAGTACGGCACGTGGGTCGTCCCCGCACTGCTCGAGACCTACGACCTCCACATCGACGACGAGTGGGAGGGGTTAGAGCTCATCGCGAACATCCAGCAGTTCCACACGTCCCTGCGGACGCGGGATATGACGACGTTGACGACGCCGCGAATTCGCTCGGAGCGAATCGACGACGATCGGGTCCGGATCACCTACGACTCGGATCGAAAGCTCTGTGATGTCGCTCGCGGTGCGATTCAGGGCGTCGCCGAGCGGTTCGACGAGGAACTGATCGCGGAGGAGCGAACGTGTATGCACGAGGGCGACGACGCGTGCCAGTTCGATATTCGACGAGCCGCGACTCCCGGAGCCACGCCCGTGGCGGAGTCGGAATCGGACGCGAACGCCGCCGACGAGACGGGATCCGCGTTCGAATTCGACTCCCGATCGGCGACCGATGCCTCCAGTGGGGAAACGAATGACTGA